The following proteins come from a genomic window of Geothrix edaphica:
- the lspA gene encoding signal peptidase II → MKRLLWLLLPATALAVDLGSKSWILRTLGENESLPVIKGFFYLTLGFNRGAIFGSLTWLPEAARFVVFGLAGLAALVYFGRLFLARGTSTWDRVALGLILGGAMGNGIDRLLRGAVVDFLDFIFGTWHYWTFNLADSFILVGAVLYGLRMLLAPKAEHRPTES, encoded by the coding sequence GTGAAGCGTCTCCTCTGGCTGCTGCTCCCCGCCACCGCCCTCGCGGTGGATCTCGGCTCCAAGAGCTGGATCCTGCGGACTCTGGGCGAAAACGAGTCCCTGCCTGTCATCAAAGGGTTCTTCTACCTGACCCTGGGCTTCAACCGCGGTGCCATCTTCGGCAGCCTCACCTGGCTGCCGGAGGCGGCACGGTTTGTGGTGTTCGGCCTGGCGGGTCTGGCGGCGCTGGTCTATTTCGGCCGCCTCTTCCTGGCCAGGGGTACCTCCACCTGGGACCGCGTGGCCCTGGGTCTCATCCTCGGCGGGGCCATGGGCAACGGCATCGACCGCCTCCTGCGCGGCGCCGTGGTGGACTTCCTCGACTTCATCTTCGGCACCTGGCACTACTGGACCTTCAACTTGGCCGACAGCTTCATCCTCGTGGGAGCCGTCCTCTACGGGTTGCGGATGCTGCTGGCGCCGAAGGCCGAGCATCGACCCACTGAAAGCTGA
- the ileS gene encoding isoleucine--tRNA ligase — MSEQAPVKKYSVFLPKTDFPMKADLPQREPKRLERWKAEGLYARIEAKRKADNAAGTGKGREVLHDGPPYANGAIHMGHALNKILKDVVVKSRWMEGYESPYVPGWDCHGLPIEHAVEKDLGPKRREVSRAEFLQKCRAYAQKWIDTQRTAFQRLGVLGAWEQPYVTMDPRYEAETVRHLAKLFESGSVTRKLKVVHWSYGARTALAEAEVEYADKTSPAITVAFPVADAAAKHMELPTPLFLPIWTTTPWTLPSNLAVAMHPDLEYAVVRADGRHYIVAVTLREDFAKKLGMPLHTVEIRKGKEFQTLVARHPWIDRDSPVLLGDHVTADTGTGLVHTAPDHGVDDFNLAHHLGLLQLVGPDGKFLPAVNDPELEGKNIFECNPLVVERLRHIGALLHEESLTHSYPHCWRTKTPILFRATEQWFITMDSELAGKGRSLRELGIEGVEGTQWIPAQGQNRIHAMIAGRPDWCISRQRAWGTPITVLRCEACGEPLVADSIFEKAAAAIELGGIEAWSELPVEDLMPAGARCRCGSTVFQKETDILDVWIDSGVSASVVCESHPELNRADYSQFIYLEGSDQHRGWFHSSLLFNLAATGTKPYKQVVTHGFVLDGKGQKMSKSLGNVITPEEILKTLGADILRWWAASSDYSEDIRISKEILDRSADAYRKTRNTLRFLLGALADFDPARDVVAPADLAPLDRWVLDAFGRMAREVRDAYTRFEFLRATQALLSFCQLELSGRYFEIIKDRLYCDALNSPRRRSCRQACWELAQGLCTLLAPVMSFTADEAWEQIPGCSGSVHEQRFPQGNGTAADPRWEKLWVVREAVQAAMEPHRAAKTIGTSLDAAVEITLNPAEWDLLDGLGESLDDLLVVSSLARTADSGAAAPVVAVTTHQGTKCPRCWNRKGGHGTGEDAGLCARCATVVAG, encoded by the coding sequence ATGAGCGAGCAGGCTCCGGTTAAAAAGTACTCCGTCTTCCTCCCGAAGACCGATTTCCCCATGAAGGCGGACCTGCCGCAGCGCGAGCCGAAGCGCCTGGAGCGCTGGAAGGCCGAAGGCCTCTATGCCCGCATCGAGGCCAAGCGGAAGGCGGACAATGCCGCCGGCACCGGCAAGGGCCGCGAAGTGCTGCACGACGGGCCGCCCTACGCCAACGGCGCCATCCACATGGGCCACGCCCTCAACAAGATCCTCAAGGATGTGGTGGTGAAGTCCCGGTGGATGGAGGGCTACGAGTCGCCCTACGTGCCGGGCTGGGACTGCCATGGCCTGCCCATCGAGCACGCCGTCGAGAAGGACCTGGGGCCCAAGCGCCGCGAGGTGAGCCGCGCCGAGTTCCTCCAGAAGTGCCGCGCCTACGCCCAGAAATGGATCGACACCCAGCGGACGGCCTTCCAGCGTCTGGGTGTGCTCGGCGCCTGGGAACAGCCCTACGTCACCATGGATCCCCGGTACGAAGCGGAGACCGTGCGCCACCTGGCCAAGCTCTTCGAGAGCGGCTCCGTCACCCGCAAGCTGAAGGTGGTGCACTGGAGCTACGGCGCCCGCACGGCCCTGGCCGAGGCCGAGGTCGAGTACGCCGACAAGACCAGCCCCGCCATCACCGTGGCCTTCCCGGTGGCCGACGCTGCGGCGAAGCACATGGAGCTGCCCACGCCCTTGTTCCTGCCCATCTGGACCACCACGCCCTGGACCCTGCCCAGCAACCTGGCGGTGGCCATGCACCCGGACCTGGAGTACGCCGTGGTCCGCGCGGATGGCCGGCACTACATCGTGGCCGTGACCCTGCGGGAGGACTTCGCCAAGAAGCTCGGTATGCCGCTGCACACGGTGGAGATCCGCAAGGGCAAGGAGTTCCAGACCCTGGTGGCGCGCCACCCCTGGATCGACCGGGACAGCCCCGTGCTGCTGGGCGACCACGTCACCGCCGACACGGGCACGGGCCTGGTGCACACCGCCCCGGACCACGGCGTGGACGACTTCAACCTGGCCCATCACCTGGGCCTGCTCCAGCTTGTGGGCCCCGACGGCAAGTTCCTCCCTGCCGTGAATGATCCCGAGCTGGAGGGGAAGAACATCTTCGAGTGCAATCCGCTGGTGGTGGAGCGGCTCCGCCACATCGGCGCGCTCCTCCACGAAGAGAGCCTCACCCACAGCTATCCCCACTGCTGGCGCACCAAGACACCCATCCTCTTCCGTGCCACCGAGCAGTGGTTCATCACCATGGATTCGGAACTGGCTGGGAAGGGCCGCAGCCTGCGCGAGCTGGGCATCGAAGGCGTGGAAGGTACCCAGTGGATTCCCGCCCAGGGGCAGAACCGCATCCACGCCATGATCGCGGGCCGTCCCGACTGGTGCATCAGCCGCCAGCGCGCCTGGGGCACGCCCATCACCGTGCTGCGCTGCGAGGCCTGCGGCGAGCCCCTGGTGGCCGACTCGATCTTCGAGAAGGCCGCAGCCGCCATCGAGCTGGGCGGCATCGAGGCCTGGTCCGAACTGCCGGTCGAGGATTTGATGCCCGCCGGGGCGCGCTGCCGATGCGGCTCCACGGTCTTCCAGAAGGAGACGGACATCCTTGATGTCTGGATCGATTCCGGCGTCAGCGCCTCCGTGGTGTGCGAGTCCCACCCCGAATTGAACCGCGCAGACTACAGCCAGTTCATCTACCTGGAAGGATCCGATCAGCACCGGGGCTGGTTCCACAGCTCCCTGCTGTTCAACCTCGCCGCCACCGGCACCAAGCCCTACAAGCAGGTGGTCACCCACGGCTTCGTGCTGGACGGCAAGGGCCAGAAGATGTCCAAGAGCCTGGGCAACGTCATCACACCCGAGGAGATCCTCAAGACCCTCGGCGCCGACATCCTGCGCTGGTGGGCCGCCAGCAGCGACTACAGCGAGGACATCCGCATCTCCAAGGAGATCCTCGACCGCAGCGCCGACGCCTACCGCAAGACCCGCAACACCCTGCGCTTCCTCCTGGGCGCCCTGGCGGATTTCGACCCCGCCAGGGATGTGGTCGCGCCCGCCGATCTGGCGCCCCTGGACCGCTGGGTCCTGGACGCCTTCGGCCGCATGGCGCGGGAAGTCCGCGATGCCTACACGCGCTTCGAGTTCCTCCGCGCCACCCAGGCTCTCCTGAGCTTCTGCCAGCTGGAGCTCTCGGGCCGGTACTTTGAGATCATCAAGGACCGCCTCTACTGCGATGCGCTCAACTCACCCAGGCGCCGCAGCTGCCGTCAGGCCTGCTGGGAACTGGCCCAGGGCCTCTGCACCCTGCTGGCCCCCGTCATGAGCTTCACCGCGGACGAGGCCTGGGAGCAGATCCCGGGCTGCTCCGGCAGTGTGCATGAACAGCGGTTCCCGCAGGGCAACGGCACCGCCGCTGATCCCAGGTGGGAAAAGCTCTGGGTGGTCCGCGAGGCGGTCCAGGCGGCCATGGAGCCCCACCGCGCCGCCAAGACCATCGGCACGAGCCTGGATGCGGCGGTGGAGATCACCTTGAATCCGGCGGAGTGGGATCTGCTGGATGGCCTCGGCGAATCCCTGGACGACCTGCTCGTCGTTTCCTCCCTCGCCCGAACCGCAGATTCGGGCGCCGCAGCCCCCGTCGTAGCGGTCACCACCCACCAGGGCACCAAGTGCCCCCGCTGCTGGAACCGGAAGGGCGGCCACGGGACGGGGGAGGATGCCGGGCTCTGCGCCCGCTGTGCGACGGTGGTGGCCGGGTGA
- the mscL gene encoding large conductance mechanosensitive channel protein MscL has protein sequence MSMKDEFKAFIMKGNVVDLAIAVVIGGAFGKIITAFVDGLVMPLVTTVLPANIKWEEWVLGKFRIGTVLGATVNFLIIALVVFLVLIKFLGRFIKKEEAAPTTKECPACLEQVPLKATRCKYCTSQL, from the coding sequence ATGTCCATGAAGGACGAGTTCAAGGCCTTCATCATGAAGGGCAATGTGGTTGATCTGGCCATCGCCGTGGTCATTGGCGGCGCCTTCGGGAAAATCATCACGGCCTTTGTGGATGGCCTCGTGATGCCCCTGGTGACCACGGTGCTCCCCGCCAATATCAAGTGGGAGGAGTGGGTGCTCGGCAAGTTCCGCATCGGCACGGTGCTGGGCGCCACGGTGAACTTCCTGATCATCGCCCTGGTGGTCTTCCTCGTGCTGATCAAGTTCCTGGGCAGGTTCATCAAGAAGGAAGAGGCAGCTCCCACCACCAAGGAGTGCCCCGCCTGCCTGGAGCAGGTGCCCCTCAAGGCCACCCGCTGCAAGTACTGCACCAGCCAGCTGTAG
- a CDS encoding OmpA family protein — protein sequence MKKTLLFLLAGAAITLSAQEGKAWVMGHVGQTMFEKDKNFGVPFELKDQIHYGLGIGHWYTDRWGVDLRALHQDLKADKIPGAPTGDETHLLLSGLFNFRPGADNWYPYLAAGVGGTNVNKNYSPSDKTTTRFNYHGGIGVMGELAEHFMMDLNAKAVSVELPKSRIEYLVTLGLGYTWGGGRKAAPAPPPPPPPPAPEPKPEPVAPPPPPPPPPAPEPPREVVKPVPPPPAKIVLDEAVLHFANGKANLGPEGTAAIRKVADSLKAYPGEYSLEVSGHTSSTGSKAVNKALAKRRADAVAKVLVDSGIPASKVTTVGVGPDKPIADNKTKDGQAKNRRVEIDVKVKDGKAEVRQITTDTVESAPKK from the coding sequence ATGAAAAAAACGCTCCTATTCCTGCTGGCAGGGGCTGCAATCACCCTGTCTGCTCAGGAAGGCAAGGCCTGGGTGATGGGCCATGTCGGCCAGACGATGTTCGAGAAGGACAAGAACTTTGGGGTCCCCTTCGAGTTGAAGGATCAGATCCACTACGGCCTGGGTATCGGCCACTGGTACACCGATCGCTGGGGCGTCGACCTGCGCGCGCTGCACCAGGACCTGAAGGCTGACAAGATTCCGGGCGCTCCCACCGGGGACGAGACTCACCTTCTGCTTTCGGGCCTGTTCAACTTCCGGCCGGGCGCCGACAACTGGTACCCGTACCTCGCCGCGGGCGTGGGCGGAACGAATGTGAACAAGAACTATTCGCCCAGCGACAAGACCACCACCCGCTTCAACTACCACGGCGGCATCGGCGTGATGGGCGAGCTGGCCGAGCACTTCATGATGGATCTGAATGCCAAGGCCGTGAGCGTGGAACTCCCCAAGTCCCGGATCGAGTACCTGGTGACCCTGGGCCTCGGCTACACCTGGGGCGGCGGCAGAAAGGCCGCGCCCGCTCCCCCGCCGCCGCCCCCGCCGCCCGCTCCGGAGCCCAAGCCCGAGCCCGTGGCTCCTCCCCCGCCCCCGCCTCCGCCGCCGGCTCCCGAGCCGCCCAGGGAAGTGGTCAAGCCCGTGCCGCCGCCTCCGGCCAAGATCGTCCTGGATGAGGCCGTGCTGCACTTCGCCAACGGCAAGGCGAACCTGGGTCCCGAGGGCACTGCCGCCATCCGCAAGGTGGCCGACAGCCTGAAGGCCTATCCCGGTGAGTACTCTCTGGAAGTCAGCGGGCACACTTCCTCCACGGGCAGCAAGGCCGTGAACAAGGCCCTGGCCAAGCGCCGGGCTGATGCCGTGGCCAAGGTCCTGGTCGACTCCGGCATTCCCGCCTCCAAGGTGACCACTGTGGGCGTGGGCCCTGACAAGCCCATCGCCGACAACAAGACCAAGGACGGCCAGGCCAAGAACCGCCGCGTCGAGATCGACGTGAAGGTGAAGGACGGCAAGGCCGAAGTCCGTCAGATCACCACGGACACCGTGGAATCCGCCCCCAAGAAGTAG
- a CDS encoding biotin/lipoyl-containing protein codes for MKRTLLVGKDSLDVELLHQDGVTTLTWEGQGHPIDILELEPGCYSILMEGRSVEVRLDRAKSADPDTHAYRAMLYDGAYEFALVDPRRALLAGSGGAGAGGGVLSSPMPGKIVKLLVKSGDLVQEGQTLLVMEAMKMQNELKTSTTGTVTIVHVQEGATVETGAALITVVAPEA; via the coding sequence ATGAAACGTACCCTTCTCGTCGGCAAGGACTCCCTTGATGTGGAACTCCTCCACCAGGACGGCGTGACCACGCTGACCTGGGAGGGGCAGGGGCATCCCATCGACATCCTCGAGCTGGAGCCTGGCTGCTACTCGATCCTCATGGAAGGGCGCTCGGTGGAGGTCCGCCTGGACCGTGCCAAGTCGGCGGACCCGGACACCCACGCCTACCGGGCCATGCTCTACGACGGTGCCTACGAGTTCGCGCTGGTGGATCCCCGCCGGGCCCTCCTGGCTGGTTCCGGAGGCGCCGGCGCAGGTGGGGGCGTACTGTCCTCTCCCATGCCCGGCAAGATCGTGAAGCTCCTCGTGAAATCCGGAGACCTCGTCCAGGAAGGCCAGACCCTCCTTGTGATGGAGGCCATGAAGATGCAGAACGAGCTGAAGACCAGCACCACCGGGACCGTCACGATCGTGCATGTCCAGGAGGGCGCCACCGTCGAGACGGGGGCCGCACTCATCACCGTCGTGGCGCCCGAAGCCTGA
- a CDS encoding acetyl-CoA carboxylase biotin carboxylase subunit, which produces MSEVEPMAVTKILIANRGEIAVRVIRTCREMGIPTVAVYSEADRGALHVRMADEAYCIGPAAARESYLVIEKIIDVCRRSGADAVHPGYGFLSENAEAARAFAAAGITFIGPRPESIESMGSKTAARVVALRAGCPVVPGIQETMADEELLAASQKIGFPVMLKAAMGGGGKGMRLVHKAEDFTSSLARARGEALSSFGDDSVYVEKAIVQPRHIEIQIFGDTHGNHVYLHERECSVQRRHQKVIEEAPSPHVTPEMRRAMGEAALKVAKAVDYVGAGTVEFLADADRNFYFLELNTRLQVEHPVTEWITGLDLVKWQILVARGEKLPMTQEEIPLNGWAIECRVYAEDPDKNFMPSPGKITFLRTPSGRNVRDDGGVYEGAEVPMFYDPMISKLSTWGPTRLEAIERMRAALGEYRIGGIRHNIAFHEALMEHGPFREGALHTGMLDKPFWKKKEQGPDLKFAVAAALLHELETEQRRAAQPAGHADGKPDAWKHWGRFNRL; this is translated from the coding sequence ATGAGCGAGGTTGAGCCGATGGCCGTGACCAAGATCTTGATTGCGAACCGCGGGGAAATCGCCGTGAGAGTGATCCGCACCTGCCGAGAGATGGGGATTCCCACGGTAGCGGTGTACTCCGAGGCCGACCGTGGCGCCCTGCACGTCCGCATGGCGGACGAGGCCTACTGCATCGGCCCCGCCGCGGCCCGTGAGAGCTACCTGGTGATCGAGAAGATCATTGACGTCTGCCGGCGCAGCGGCGCCGACGCAGTGCACCCGGGCTACGGCTTCCTCTCGGAGAACGCCGAGGCGGCGCGAGCCTTCGCGGCCGCGGGCATCACTTTCATCGGGCCACGGCCCGAATCCATCGAGAGCATGGGCTCCAAGACCGCCGCCCGGGTTGTGGCCCTTCGAGCGGGCTGTCCCGTGGTGCCGGGCATCCAGGAAACCATGGCCGACGAAGAACTGCTCGCGGCCTCCCAGAAGATCGGCTTCCCGGTGATGCTCAAGGCCGCCATGGGCGGTGGCGGCAAGGGCATGCGCCTGGTGCACAAGGCCGAGGACTTCACGTCCTCCCTGGCCCGGGCCCGGGGCGAGGCCCTCTCCTCCTTCGGCGACGACAGCGTGTATGTGGAGAAGGCCATCGTCCAGCCGCGCCACATCGAGATCCAGATCTTCGGGGACACCCACGGCAACCATGTCTACCTGCACGAGCGGGAATGCTCGGTGCAGCGCCGCCACCAGAAGGTGATCGAAGAGGCTCCCAGCCCCCACGTGACGCCGGAGATGCGCAGGGCCATGGGCGAGGCGGCCCTGAAGGTGGCCAAGGCCGTGGACTACGTCGGCGCGGGCACCGTCGAGTTCCTTGCGGACGCCGACCGCAACTTCTATTTCCTGGAATTGAACACCCGCCTGCAGGTGGAGCATCCCGTCACGGAATGGATCACGGGCCTCGACCTGGTGAAGTGGCAGATCCTCGTGGCCCGGGGCGAGAAGCTGCCCATGACCCAAGAGGAGATCCCCCTCAACGGCTGGGCCATCGAGTGCCGCGTCTACGCCGAGGACCCGGACAAGAACTTCATGCCCAGCCCCGGGAAGATCACCTTCCTCCGCACGCCCAGCGGGCGCAACGTGCGCGACGACGGCGGCGTGTACGAGGGCGCCGAGGTGCCCATGTTCTACGACCCCATGATCAGCAAGCTGAGCACCTGGGGGCCCACGCGCCTGGAGGCCATCGAGCGCATGCGCGCGGCCCTGGGCGAGTACCGCATCGGGGGCATCCGCCACAACATCGCCTTCCATGAAGCCTTGATGGAGCACGGGCCCTTCCGCGAGGGCGCGCTTCATACGGGCATGCTCGACAAGCCGTTCTGGAAGAAGAAGGAGCAGGGCCCCGACCTGAAGTTCGCCGTGGCCGCCGCCCTGCTGCACGAACTGGAAACCGAGCAGCGCCGGGCCGCCCAGCCGGCGGGTCATGCCGACGGGAAACCCGACGCCTGGAAGCACTGGGGCCGGTTCAACCGGTTGTAG